Proteins encoded within one genomic window of Nonomuraea gerenzanensis:
- a CDS encoding phage holin family protein yields the protein MPQTPEEESLGSLVAQASSHISDLIRSEIELAKAEFRFDAKRVGTAAGLFAAAAFMAHLCLILASFAIGFALAEWLPTWLAFLIVTVFYLVIAAFLVWVGTRRLKGLAGMKRTTRSIKDLKEIATPDEQALPALNPDREPVTRDGT from the coding sequence ATGCCGCAGACTCCCGAGGAAGAATCCCTGGGCTCGTTGGTCGCCCAGGCGAGCAGCCACATCTCGGACCTGATCCGCTCGGAGATCGAGCTGGCCAAGGCCGAGTTCAGGTTCGACGCCAAACGGGTCGGCACGGCGGCGGGGTTGTTCGCCGCGGCCGCCTTCATGGCGCACCTGTGCCTGATCCTCGCCTCGTTCGCCATCGGGTTCGCGCTGGCGGAGTGGTTGCCCACCTGGCTGGCCTTCCTCATCGTGACCGTCTTCTACCTGGTGATCGCGGCCTTCCTGGTGTGGGTCGGCACCCGCCGGCTCAAGGGGCTGGCCGGGATGAAGCGGACGACCCGCTCGATCAAGGACCTCAAGGAGATCGCCACGCCTGACGAGCAGGCGCTGCCCGCGCTCAACCCGGATCGCGAGCCGGTGACCCGCGATGGCACCTGA
- a CDS encoding Na+/H+ antiporter NhaA yields MRPHAPFERACGLCRYVRRPRTPCEVRGAKPGGQSVGDILSDRVVLGVLAGLVLGKFLGVFGGAWPSVRPGLARLVGGAPLAGHGGGVGAGFGAARDTGTQAPHGAG; encoded by the coding sequence ATGAGGCCGCATGCCCCGTTCGAGCGGGCATGCGGCCTTTGTCGGTACGTCAGGAGGCCACGAACGCCTTGTGAGGTCAGGGGGGCGAAGCCAGGTGGGCAGAGTGTCGGCGATATCTTGTCCGATCGGGTAGTTCTGGGAGTGTTAGCGGGGCTCGTACTCGGTAAGTTCCTCGGCGTGTTCGGTGGTGCCTGGCCGTCCGTGCGGCCCGGCCTGGCGAGACTTGTCGGAGGAGCTCCCTTGGCAGGACATGGCGGCGGTGTCGGGGCCGGGTTCGGTGCTGCTCGAGATACGGGTACGCAAGCGCCGCACGGCGCTGGATGA
- the acs gene encoding acetate--CoA ligase, which yields MAPETAGNETQALSNLLKENRRFAPPADLAAAANVTEAAYNEAAADRLAFWEHAAERLTWAKRWDTTLEWKAPFAKWFVGGELNVAYNCVDRHVEEGRGDKVAYHWEGEPEGDTRTLTYADLKREVSKAANALQELGVGKGDRVAIYMPMIPELPIAMLACARIGAIHSVVFGGFSASALKSRIDDADAKLVITADGGYRRGKPSALKPTVDEAVAECPQVEHVLVVRRTGQDVDTNGKDIWWHDLVERQSDQHTAEPHDAEDPLYILYTSGTTGKPKGILHTTGGYLTQTAWTHHAVFDLKPETDIYWCTADIGWVTGHSYIVYGPLANGATSVIYEGTPDTPHRGRFWEIVQKYKITILYTAPTAIRTFMKWGDDIPAKYDMSSLRILGSVGEPINPEAYVWYREHIGGERCPVVDTWWQTETGAIMISPLPGVTAAKPGAAMRPLPGIVADVVDDQGNSVPNGGGGFLTVREPWPSMLRTIWGDDQRYIDTYWSRFEGMYFPGDGAKKDEDGDLWLLGRVDDVMLVSGHNISTTEVESALVSHPKVAEAAVVGATDPVTGQAIVSFVILRGTAEEGADIAAELRNHVARTLGPIAKPRQILVVPELPKTRSGKIMRRLLRDVAENRSIGDVTTLADSTVMNLISEKLPSAKSED from the coding sequence GTGGCCCCGGAGACCGCTGGTAACGAGACCCAGGCGCTGTCCAACCTGCTGAAGGAGAACCGCCGGTTCGCACCGCCGGCTGACCTTGCGGCGGCCGCGAACGTGACCGAAGCCGCCTACAACGAGGCCGCCGCGGACCGGCTCGCCTTCTGGGAGCACGCGGCCGAGCGGCTGACCTGGGCCAAGCGGTGGGACACGACGCTGGAGTGGAAGGCGCCGTTCGCGAAGTGGTTCGTGGGCGGGGAGCTCAACGTCGCCTACAACTGCGTCGACCGTCACGTCGAGGAGGGGCGCGGCGACAAGGTCGCCTACCACTGGGAGGGTGAGCCCGAGGGCGACACCCGCACCCTCACCTACGCCGACCTCAAGCGCGAGGTCAGCAAGGCCGCCAACGCGCTGCAGGAGCTGGGCGTGGGCAAGGGCGACCGGGTCGCCATCTACATGCCGATGATCCCCGAGCTGCCGATCGCGATGCTGGCCTGCGCCCGCATCGGGGCGATCCACTCGGTGGTGTTCGGCGGGTTCTCGGCCAGCGCGCTGAAGAGCCGGATCGACGACGCCGACGCCAAGCTGGTCATCACCGCCGACGGCGGCTACCGCCGGGGCAAGCCGAGCGCGCTCAAGCCGACGGTGGACGAGGCCGTCGCCGAGTGCCCGCAGGTGGAGCACGTCCTCGTCGTACGCCGTACCGGCCAGGACGTCGACACCAACGGCAAGGACATCTGGTGGCACGACCTGGTGGAGCGCCAGAGCGACCAGCACACCGCCGAGCCGCACGACGCCGAGGACCCGCTGTACATCCTGTACACCAGCGGCACCACCGGTAAGCCCAAGGGCATCCTGCACACCACCGGCGGCTACCTGACGCAGACCGCCTGGACCCACCACGCGGTCTTCGACCTCAAGCCCGAGACCGACATCTACTGGTGCACGGCCGACATCGGCTGGGTGACGGGCCACTCCTACATCGTCTACGGCCCCCTCGCCAACGGCGCCACCAGCGTCATCTACGAGGGCACCCCGGACACCCCGCACCGCGGCCGGTTCTGGGAGATCGTGCAGAAGTACAAGATCACGATCCTCTACACCGCCCCGACCGCGATCCGGACGTTCATGAAGTGGGGCGACGACATCCCCGCCAAGTACGACATGTCCAGCCTGCGCATTCTGGGCTCCGTCGGCGAGCCGATCAACCCCGAGGCCTACGTCTGGTACCGCGAGCACATCGGCGGCGAGCGCTGCCCCGTCGTGGACACGTGGTGGCAGACCGAGACGGGCGCCATCATGATCAGCCCGCTGCCCGGCGTGACCGCGGCCAAGCCGGGCGCCGCCATGCGCCCGCTGCCGGGCATCGTCGCCGACGTGGTGGACGACCAGGGCAACAGCGTGCCGAACGGCGGTGGCGGCTTCCTGACCGTACGCGAGCCGTGGCCGTCCATGCTGCGCACGATCTGGGGCGACGACCAGCGCTACATCGACACCTACTGGAGCCGTTTCGAGGGCATGTACTTCCCCGGCGACGGCGCCAAGAAGGACGAGGACGGCGACCTGTGGCTGCTCGGCCGCGTGGACGACGTCATGCTGGTCTCCGGCCACAACATCTCCACCACCGAGGTGGAGAGCGCGCTGGTCAGCCACCCGAAGGTGGCCGAGGCGGCGGTGGTCGGCGCGACCGACCCGGTCACGGGCCAGGCCATCGTGTCGTTCGTGATCCTGCGCGGCACGGCGGAGGAGGGCGCGGACATCGCGGCCGAGCTGCGCAACCACGTGGCCAGGACGCTCGGCCCGATCGCCAAGCCGCGTCAGATCCTGGTGGTGCCCGAGCTGCCCAAGACCCGCTCGGGCAAGATCATGCGCCGCCTCCTGCGTGACGTGGCGGAGAACCGCAGCATCGGCGACGTCACCACGCTCGCCGACAGCACGGTGATGAACCTGATCTCGGAGAAGTTGCCCTCCGCCAAGTCCGAGGACTAG
- a CDS encoding Fic family protein, whose translation MNRRVRSGPVSDPDPLAVIARLPGVPEAVDEARQAVDRLYRHRVLRRASPAVSTESSLRGARASAAAEGADVPLDALRRDEVHDPLVQGALRASAEMGRLGATWRRAPRQVLARLHAVAAAGLAPQEALGRPRTSDEAPDPLALGPAPGAADTAARMESLFDLLERPTKAPAVVLAAVVHAELAVLRPFGTADGVVARSAGRLTLVEYGLDPKSLVAVEVGHLELPYAEALRAYLEGSAEGVATWVQHCASAVTLGVRETTAICEAMQRG comes from the coding sequence ATGAACCGGCGGGTAAGGTCAGGACCTGTGAGTGACCCAGACCCGCTGGCCGTCATCGCGCGGCTCCCCGGCGTCCCGGAGGCGGTGGACGAGGCCCGGCAGGCCGTCGACAGGCTCTACCGCCACCGTGTGCTGCGCCGCGCCAGCCCCGCGGTGTCCACCGAGTCGTCCCTGCGCGGGGCGCGCGCCTCGGCCGCCGCCGAGGGCGCGGACGTGCCGCTGGACGCGCTGCGCCGCGACGAGGTGCACGACCCGCTGGTCCAGGGGGCGCTGCGCGCGTCGGCGGAGATGGGCAGGCTGGGCGCGACCTGGCGCAGGGCGCCCAGGCAGGTGCTCGCCCGGCTGCACGCGGTCGCCGCCGCCGGCCTCGCCCCGCAGGAGGCGCTCGGCCGCCCCCGCACCTCCGACGAGGCCCCCGACCCGCTCGCCCTCGGCCCCGCCCCCGGCGCGGCCGACACGGCGGCCCGCATGGAGAGCCTGTTCGACCTGCTCGAACGTCCCACGAAGGCCCCCGCCGTCGTGCTGGCCGCCGTGGTGCACGCCGAGCTGGCGGTGCTGCGGCCGTTCGGCACCGCGGACGGCGTCGTGGCGCGCTCGGCGGGGCGGCTGACGCTGGTCGAGTACGGGCTGGACCCGAAGTCACTGGTGGCGGTCGAGGTGGGGCACCTGGAGCTGCCGTACGCCGAGGCGCTGCGCGCGTACCTGGAGGGGTCCGCCGAGGGCGTGGCCACCTGGGTACAACACTGTGCCTCCGCGGTAACCCTCGGCGTCCGCGAGACGACTGCGATCTGTGAGGCCATGCAGCGCGGCTAG
- the ssd gene encoding septum site-determining protein Ssd: MHRPLVITEDPALLDDLVRIAAAAGAQLDVAPTPTHARPFWNLAPLIAIGADQADLVASTSPPPRDHLLLVTRDPEDPDTWRKCVTVGAQSVLTLPIDERHLVDRFADAMDPDPRSGSVICLIGGRGGAGASVLAACLALRASTDHLRTLLVDADPLGGGIDALLGHEEATGARWADLVAREGRINSSALQAALPAFGDLSVLSFHRGEVDAIPPQAMRSVLEAGTRGFDLVVVDLPRHLDPSATEALTRARSTLLVATADVRGILSAVQVLSDLRAHTADIRAILRPGILDDDTAMTALGIPTAGTLPDQPRLTATLNRGELPRLGPRTVLGALCMSLLQDLLPAA, translated from the coding sequence ATGCACCGCCCCTTGGTCATCACCGAAGACCCAGCCCTTCTCGACGACCTGGTCCGCATAGCAGCCGCAGCCGGCGCCCAACTAGACGTAGCCCCCACCCCCACCCACGCCCGCCCCTTCTGGAACCTCGCCCCCTTGATCGCCATAGGTGCCGACCAGGCAGATCTCGTGGCCTCCACCTCACCCCCACCCCGCGACCATCTCCTCCTGGTCACCCGCGACCCAGAAGACCCCGACACCTGGCGAAAATGCGTAACAGTAGGCGCCCAATCCGTCCTGACCCTCCCCATAGACGAACGCCACCTGGTGGACAGATTCGCCGACGCCATGGACCCAGACCCCCGTTCAGGCTCCGTGATCTGCCTGATAGGCGGCCGAGGCGGCGCAGGAGCGAGCGTCCTCGCCGCCTGCCTGGCCCTACGAGCCTCGACCGACCACCTCCGCACCCTCCTGGTGGACGCCGACCCTCTGGGCGGAGGCATAGACGCGTTGCTGGGCCACGAGGAGGCGACAGGCGCCCGCTGGGCGGACCTGGTTGCCAGAGAGGGCAGGATCAACTCCAGCGCCCTCCAAGCGGCCCTCCCCGCGTTCGGAGACCTGTCCGTCCTCTCCTTCCACAGAGGCGAGGTGGACGCGATCCCACCCCAGGCCATGCGCTCGGTCCTCGAAGCCGGCACCCGCGGCTTCGACCTGGTGGTCGTGGACCTCCCCAGACACCTAGACCCTTCAGCGACAGAGGCCCTGACCAGAGCCAGATCCACCCTCCTGGTGGCCACCGCCGACGTGCGCGGCATCCTCTCAGCCGTCCAGGTCCTGTCCGACCTACGCGCTCACACAGCCGACATCCGCGCGATCCTCCGCCCCGGCATCCTGGACGACGACACAGCCATGACAGCCCTGGGCATCCCCACCGCCGGCACCCTCCCCGACCAGCCCAGACTCACTGCCACCCTCAACCGGGGCGAGCTCCCCAGACTCGGCCCCCGCACCGTCCTGGGGGCCCTGTGCATGTCCCTCCTCCAAGACCTCCTACCAGCCGCATGA
- a CDS encoding TadA family conjugal transfer-associated ATPase — MVEAVRVRLARTGVEPTAAQVALALRAEKSVYGDAEILAIARALCADLIGAGPLEPLLARPDVTDVLVNGPREVWIDDGTGLRRTPITFTDDGSVRRLAQRLATAAGRRLDDASPYVDARLPGGVRLHAVLPPIASGGTCVSLRLPPRRAFALQDLVAAGTITPPAVPVLTAMVTARLAFLVTGGTGTGKTTLLSALLSLADPADRLLLVEDSAELRPLHPHVVRLETRPANLEGAGGVNLRDLVRQALRMRPDRLVVGEVRGAEVVDLLAALNTGHEGGCGTLHANTAADVPPRLEALGCAAGLTREAVHSQLAAALDAVIHLTRGRPDGRRRVAQICLLSRTPSGFVESIPALTFDPQGRTHPGPAYETLARRASP, encoded by the coding sequence CTGGTCGAAGCGGTACGCGTCCGCCTCGCCAGAACAGGCGTCGAACCCACCGCCGCCCAAGTAGCACTCGCCCTGCGAGCGGAGAAGTCCGTATACGGCGACGCTGAGATCCTCGCCATCGCGCGAGCCCTCTGCGCCGACCTCATAGGCGCAGGCCCGCTGGAGCCTCTCCTGGCCCGCCCAGACGTAACAGACGTCCTGGTCAACGGCCCACGCGAGGTATGGATCGACGACGGCACCGGCCTGCGCCGCACCCCGATCACCTTCACCGACGACGGATCCGTCCGCAGACTGGCTCAACGCCTCGCCACCGCCGCAGGCAGACGCCTCGACGACGCGTCCCCCTACGTGGACGCCCGCCTCCCAGGCGGAGTCCGCCTCCACGCGGTGCTGCCACCGATAGCGTCCGGCGGCACCTGCGTCTCCTTGCGTCTCCCGCCCCGCCGCGCCTTCGCCCTCCAGGACCTGGTCGCGGCAGGCACCATCACGCCACCCGCCGTCCCCGTGCTCACCGCCATGGTCACCGCCAGACTCGCCTTCCTCGTCACAGGCGGCACAGGCACGGGCAAGACCACCCTCCTGTCCGCCCTCCTCTCACTGGCAGACCCCGCCGACCGCCTCCTGCTCGTGGAGGACTCGGCCGAGCTCCGCCCCCTCCACCCGCATGTGGTCCGCCTGGAGACCCGCCCGGCCAACCTGGAGGGCGCAGGCGGAGTGAACCTCCGCGACCTGGTACGCCAGGCCCTCAGAATGCGCCCGGACCGCCTGGTGGTCGGAGAGGTACGAGGAGCAGAAGTAGTCGACCTCCTGGCCGCCCTCAACACAGGTCACGAGGGCGGCTGCGGCACACTCCACGCGAACACGGCGGCCGACGTACCACCCCGCCTCGAGGCCCTCGGCTGCGCGGCGGGCTTGACCAGAGAGGCCGTACACAGCCAACTGGCAGCGGCCCTCGACGCCGTCATCCACCTGACGCGCGGCCGCCCGGATGGCAGAAGGCGCGTGGCCCAGATCTGCCTGCTCTCCAGAACGCCGTCCGGCTTCGTCGAGTCGATCCCCGCACTGACCTTCGACCCCCAAGGCCGCACCCACCCCGGCCCCGCCTACGAAACCCTGGCCCGCCGAGCCAGCCCGTGA
- a CDS encoding type II secretion system F family protein — protein sequence MSTALAIWLWTGPNTATTRLHNLLTSPDRTPPWKSPLNLLTHLATTPTPARRADAWRRASIELCQSLAAELSAGRTPGESLTRAMTAVNLPDPALLRPVIAAARDGGDVCAALTSSAPQDGGEGLRHLAACWEVSTTAGAGLASLVDRVAHTLRAAQTHRQDVAAQLAGPRTTARLLAALPALGLLMAAALNMRPLSFLFGTIPGFMCLLAGITLDVCGLWWTNRMATRAQT from the coding sequence TTGTCCACAGCCCTCGCCATCTGGCTGTGGACAGGCCCGAACACGGCCACCACCCGCCTGCACAACCTCCTGACCTCACCCGACCGCACCCCACCGTGGAAGTCCCCCCTCAACCTCCTCACCCACCTCGCCACCACACCCACCCCCGCCCGCCGCGCCGACGCCTGGCGCCGAGCCTCGATAGAGCTCTGCCAATCCCTTGCCGCAGAGCTCTCGGCAGGCCGCACCCCGGGGGAGTCGCTGACCAGGGCCATGACAGCCGTGAACCTCCCCGACCCGGCCCTCCTCCGCCCGGTCATCGCAGCCGCACGCGACGGCGGCGACGTCTGCGCGGCCCTGACCTCATCGGCCCCTCAGGACGGAGGCGAGGGCCTACGCCACCTGGCAGCATGCTGGGAGGTCAGCACCACGGCAGGAGCGGGCCTGGCCTCCCTGGTCGACCGGGTCGCGCACACGTTACGAGCAGCCCAGACCCACCGCCAGGACGTCGCAGCCCAGCTGGCAGGCCCCCGCACCACGGCCCGCCTGCTCGCCGCGCTTCCAGCCCTCGGCCTCCTCATGGCAGCCGCCCTGAACATGCGCCCGCTGTCCTTCCTGTTCGGCACCATCCCGGGCTTCATGTGCCTGCTAGCCGGCATCACCCTGGACGTCTGCGGCCTCTGGTGGACCAACCGCATGGCCACCCGAGCCCAAACCTGA
- a CDS encoding type II secretion system F family protein — MLIAPATALYLHRKERQQPHPDHRRIATDLPFAADLMTACLRAGRPVSAATEITANAIAGPVGERLTWVSTQLRLGADPDPTWASLAKDPAMGQLSRAMSRAAQSGAPVADVLTRLADDARDAARAESVAAARSVGVKAVAPLGLCFLPAFVLLGIIPVVAGLASAIVIP, encoded by the coding sequence ATGCTCATCGCCCCCGCGACAGCCCTCTATCTCCACAGGAAAGAGCGACAACAACCCCACCCCGACCACCGCCGAATCGCCACCGACCTGCCCTTCGCCGCCGACCTGATGACCGCCTGCCTACGCGCAGGCAGACCAGTGAGCGCAGCCACCGAAATCACCGCGAACGCGATAGCCGGCCCCGTAGGCGAGCGCCTCACCTGGGTCAGCACCCAACTACGCCTCGGCGCCGACCCGGACCCCACCTGGGCCTCCCTCGCCAAGGACCCCGCCATGGGCCAACTGTCCCGAGCCATGAGCCGAGCAGCTCAAAGCGGCGCCCCGGTCGCCGACGTCCTCACCCGCCTGGCCGACGACGCCAGAGACGCTGCCAGAGCCGAGTCCGTCGCCGCGGCCAGAAGCGTCGGCGTCAAGGCGGTCGCTCCCTTGGGCTTGTGCTTCCTCCCGGCATTCGTCCTGCTCGGCATCATCCCGGTAGTAGCCGGTCTGGCCTCAGCCATCGTCATCCCCTGA
- a CDS encoding aminoglycoside phosphotransferase family protein encodes MVFDAMHGESDRSDESAGVRPDEHWPQCRHGRGSSWPPMVSGVTKASPGAIVHQNGGMPQPVPANLLEIAEALVPDAPLASARLAEHGNMHHVVLFPAVAAVRISKRSDAAAELPRRMEILRAVAAAGLPFAVPEPLTAVATFGEHAAVAISWIDGEGLPEGVGDPAAFGSLLEALRGAEISPALDAVLRRPRRHADGLGWADILNDEIVPRLPTKWRDGVRQRLDSLLAIEEVPASLVHGDLGGSNVHFAEDGKLIGVVDWDMAILSDPAIDAALVATWHGWDVLRATDEEISRRAWAWNDAVGVGHLHAVFTGEPLSRVDGFVRSVVAWLEERG; translated from the coding sequence TTGGTCTTCGACGCGATGCACGGCGAAAGCGACCGCAGTGACGAGTCGGCGGGTGTACGGCCTGATGAGCATTGGCCACAGTGTCGTCATGGGCGCGGAAGCTCCTGGCCGCCGATGGTTTCGGGCGTCACGAAGGCTTCACCGGGTGCGATCGTCCACCAAAATGGCGGGATGCCCCAACCAGTCCCCGCCAACCTGCTGGAGATCGCTGAAGCGCTCGTCCCCGACGCCCCTCTTGCCTCCGCACGTCTTGCCGAGCACGGGAACATGCACCACGTCGTGTTGTTCCCCGCCGTCGCCGCCGTCCGTATCAGCAAGCGCTCCGATGCCGCCGCCGAGTTGCCGCGCCGGATGGAGATTCTTCGCGCCGTTGCGGCGGCCGGCCTGCCTTTCGCCGTGCCGGAGCCGCTGACTGCGGTGGCCACGTTCGGAGAGCATGCGGCCGTCGCGATCTCGTGGATCGACGGGGAGGGGCTACCGGAAGGAGTCGGAGACCCGGCGGCGTTCGGCTCGCTCTTGGAGGCACTGCGCGGGGCCGAGATCTCGCCGGCGCTCGACGCCGTTCTCCGCAGGCCGCGCCGGCATGCCGATGGCTTGGGCTGGGCCGACATCCTGAATGACGAGATCGTCCCGCGCCTGCCGACGAAGTGGCGTGACGGAGTCCGGCAGCGACTGGACTCGCTGCTGGCGATCGAGGAGGTCCCGGCCAGCCTTGTCCACGGCGACCTCGGCGGGAGCAACGTCCACTTCGCCGAGGACGGCAAGCTTATCGGCGTCGTCGACTGGGACATGGCGATCCTGTCCGATCCGGCGATCGACGCGGCGCTCGTCGCGACCTGGCACGGCTGGGACGTCCTCCGCGCCACCGACGAGGAGATCTCCCGACGCGCCTGGGCCTGGAACGACGCGGTCGGGGTCGGGCACCTGCACGCGGTGTTCACCGGCGAACCCTTGTCGCGTGTCGACGGTTTCGTCCGTTCCGTCGTCGCGTGGTTGGAGGAGCGCGGCTGA
- a CDS encoding DUF4244 domain-containing protein produces MHSPATKPDDIAATHVHAATTTPATHPGRQLIRSPTAAAAPPSTPQQHSRGAVGLTTDLTANSAADLTITAAIPLSRRSIATNQPTHESFTTAPADHQEGPTAQAPANADESSLPSPRANPHRISSSRPRTNKWLHYANIHREHGMSTAEYAVGTIAACAFAALLYKVVSSPEVQEMLTSLIDRALKTGQE; encoded by the coding sequence ATGCACAGTCCCGCCACCAAGCCAGACGACATCGCAGCCACCCACGTGCATGCGGCCACCACCACACCAGCCACTCATCCGGGCCGCCAGCTCATCCGCAGCCCTACAGCCGCCGCAGCACCCCCCTCGACACCCCAGCAGCACTCTCGCGGCGCAGTCGGCCTCACAACCGATCTCACCGCCAACTCCGCAGCAGACCTCACCATCACCGCAGCCATCCCCTTGAGCCGCCGCAGCATCGCAACGAATCAACCCACCCACGAGTCCTTCACCACCGCCCCCGCCGATCACCAAGAGGGCCCTACCGCCCAAGCCCCCGCGAACGCCGATGAGTCATCGCTCCCCTCCCCACGTGCCAACCCGCACCGCATAAGCAGCTCTCGCCCGCGAACGAACAAGTGGCTCCACTACGCGAACATCCACCGCGAGCACGGCATGTCCACCGCCGAGTACGCAGTAGGAACCATCGCGGCCTGCGCTTTCGCCGCGCTGCTCTACAAGGTCGTGAGCAGCCCGGAAGTCCAGGAAATGCTGACCTCACTCATTGACCGAGCGCTCAAAACCGGGCAGGAGTGA
- a CDS encoding TadE family type IV pilus minor pilin: protein MTAETAAMLPALMVVLAAALWAIQAVAVQLECVDAARMAARAAARGEPLDQVRAFTQAATTPTAQVAITRDPELTKVQIIVEVRPSWGNSLPAVRVSATATAATEQ, encoded by the coding sequence GTGACGGCCGAGACCGCCGCGATGCTGCCCGCCCTCATGGTGGTGCTGGCGGCGGCCCTGTGGGCCATCCAGGCCGTCGCCGTCCAACTCGAATGCGTGGACGCCGCCCGCATGGCGGCTCGCGCCGCAGCCAGAGGCGAGCCCCTGGACCAGGTCCGCGCCTTCACCCAGGCAGCCACCACCCCGACCGCCCAAGTAGCCATTACTCGAGATCCCGAACTCACAAAGGTGCAGATCATCGTGGAAGTACGCCCTTCCTGGGGCAACTCCCTACCCGCAGTCCGCGTATCGGCCACCGCCACGGCAGCCACCGAGCAGTGA
- a CDS encoding Rv3654c family TadE-like protein — MGRRQEKRITAKDRGSATLWGVALMGLLMAVAIALATVGSVRVAHHRANSAADLSALAAAKLALSDPEGACAKAAELAAENGVELVNCHITDDIADIWTALPISLPLLGRRTVQGRSRAGPTASTFD, encoded by the coding sequence GTGGGCCGACGCCAGGAGAAAAGGATCACAGCCAAAGATCGCGGTTCGGCCACCCTGTGGGGTGTGGCGCTCATGGGGCTGCTGATGGCGGTGGCGATCGCGCTCGCCACAGTGGGTTCCGTTCGCGTGGCCCATCACCGGGCCAACAGCGCCGCCGACCTCAGCGCTCTAGCAGCAGCCAAACTAGCGCTGAGCGACCCGGAAGGAGCCTGCGCCAAAGCTGCCGAACTGGCTGCAGAAAACGGCGTCGAGCTCGTGAACTGCCACATAACTGACGACATCGCCGATATCTGGACCGCACTACCCATCTCGCTGCCGTTATTAGGCCGTCGCACCGTGCAAGGCAGATCCCGCGCCGGCCCCACGGCATCCACCTTCGACTGA